In Uranotaenia lowii strain MFRU-FL chromosome 2, ASM2978415v1, whole genome shotgun sequence, one genomic interval encodes:
- the LOC129746817 gene encoding aromatic-L-amino-acid decarboxylase-like isoform X3 has product MQAPQFKEFAKEMVDYISNYLENIRDRRVLPEVQPGYLKPLIPSEAPQQPESWQDVMADIERVIMPGVTHWHSPKFHAYFPTANSYPAIVADMLSGAIACIGFTWIASPACTELEVEMLNWLGKMLGLPEEFLASSGGQAGGVIQGTASEATLVALLGAKAKAIKRAQEEHPDWEESQIVAKLVAYTSNQSHSSVERAGLLGGVKIRSLKADSNLQLRGDTLEQAIKQDLADGLIPFYAVCTLGTTNTCAFDRLDELGPVGNKNNVWIHVDAAYAGSAFVCPEYRHYMNGIETADSFNFNPHKWMLVNFDCSAMWLKEPYWIVNAFNVDPLYLKHDMQGSAPDYRHWQIPLGRRFRALKLWFVLRLYGVENIQAHIRRHCAFAKQFESLCVADSRFEIFTTVQMGLVCFKLKGTNELNEALLKRINGRGKIHMVPSKVNDVYFLRMAVCSRFTEASDMDYSWKEVAAAADELLAEKK; this is encoded by the exons ACGTGTTCTGCCGGAGGTCCAGCCAGGCTACCTGAAGCCGCTGATCCCCTCGGAGGCTCCCCAGCAACCGGAAAGCTGGCAGGATGTGATGGCCGACATCGAGCGGGTCATCATGCCCGGTGTGACACACTGGCACAGCCCGAAGTTCCACGCGTACTTCCCAACGGCCAACTCGTACCCAGCCATCGTGGCCGATATGCTGAGTGGAGCGATCGCCTGTATCGGTTTCACCTGG ATTGCTAGCCCTGCCTGTACCGAGCTGGAGGTCGAGATGTTGAACTGGTTGGGCAAAATGTTGGGACTGCCGGAAGAGTTCCTGGCCAGCTCCGGGGGCCAAGCCGGAGGAGTCATCCAGGGAACGGCCAGTGAGGCAACGCTGGTGGCGTTGCTCGGAGCCAAGGCCAAGGCTATCAAGCGCGCTCAGGAGGAACATCCGGACTGGGAGGAGTCCCAAATCGTTGCCAAGCTGGTGGCGTACACTTCCA aTCAATCCCACTCCTCGGTGGAACGTGCCGGTCTGCTGGGAGGCGTCAAGATCCGTTCGCTGAAGGCCGATTCCAATCTGCAGCTGCGCGGAGACACTCTGGAACAGGCCATCAAGCAGGATCTGGCCGACGGGCTGATTCCGTTCTACGCCGTGTGCACCCTGGGAACGACCAACACGTGCGCCTTCGATCGCCTGGACGAGCTGGGCCCGGTCGGCAACAAGAACAACGTTTGGATCCACGTGGACGCTGCCTACGCGGGATCGGCTTTCGTGTGCCCGGAGTATCGCCACTACATGAACGGTATCGAGACGGCCGATTCGTTCAACTTCAACCCGCACAAGTGGATGCTGGTCAACTTCGACTGCAGTGCCATGTGGCTCAAGGAACCGTACTGGATCGTGAATGCTTTCAATGTGGATCCACTGTATCTGAAGCACGATATGCAGGGATCGGCCCCGGACTACCGTCACTGGCAGATTCCATTGGGTCGTCGTTTCCGTGCCCTGAAGTTATGGTTCGTTCTGCGACTGTACGGAGTCGAAAACATTCAGGCTCATATTCGTCGTCATTGCGCTTTTGCTAAGCAATTTGAGTCGCTCTGCGTGGCTGACAGTCGGTTCGAAATTTTCACCACCGTCCAGATGGGGTTGGTTTGCTTTAAGCTGAAGGGAACCAACGAATTGAACGAAGCTCTGCTGAAACGCATCAATGGACGGGGCAAGATCCACATGGTCCCATCCAAAGTCAACGATGTGTACTTTTTGCGAATGGCCGTCTGTTCTCGGTTTACCGAAGCATCCGACATGGATTACTCCTGGAAGGAAGTGGCTGCCGCTGCCGATGAGCTGTTGGCCGAAAAGAAGTAA
- the LOC129746817 gene encoding aromatic-L-amino-acid decarboxylase-like isoform X1, which translates to MGSNKFEAPPVTEMQAPQFKEFAKEMVDYISNYLENIRDRRVLPEVQPGYLKPLIPSEAPQQPESWQDVMADIERVIMPGVTHWHSPKFHAYFPTANSYPAIVADMLSGAIACIGFTWIASPACTELEVEMLNWLGKMLGLPEEFLASSGGQAGGVIQGTASEATLVALLGAKAKAIKRAQEEHPDWEESQIVAKLVAYTSNQSHSSVERAGLLGGVKIRSLKADSNLQLRGDTLEQAIKQDLADGLIPFYAVCTLGTTNTCAFDRLDELGPVGNKNNVWIHVDAAYAGSAFVCPEYRHYMNGIETADSFNFNPHKWMLVNFDCSAMWLKEPYWIVNAFNVDPLYLKHDMQGSAPDYRHWQIPLGRRFRALKLWFVLRLYGVENIQAHIRRHCAFAKQFESLCVADSRFEIFTTVQMGLVCFKLKGTNELNEALLKRINGRGKIHMVPSKVNDVYFLRMAVCSRFTEASDMDYSWKEVAAAADELLAEKK; encoded by the exons ACGTGTTCTGCCGGAGGTCCAGCCAGGCTACCTGAAGCCGCTGATCCCCTCGGAGGCTCCCCAGCAACCGGAAAGCTGGCAGGATGTGATGGCCGACATCGAGCGGGTCATCATGCCCGGTGTGACACACTGGCACAGCCCGAAGTTCCACGCGTACTTCCCAACGGCCAACTCGTACCCAGCCATCGTGGCCGATATGCTGAGTGGAGCGATCGCCTGTATCGGTTTCACCTGG ATTGCTAGCCCTGCCTGTACCGAGCTGGAGGTCGAGATGTTGAACTGGTTGGGCAAAATGTTGGGACTGCCGGAAGAGTTCCTGGCCAGCTCCGGGGGCCAAGCCGGAGGAGTCATCCAGGGAACGGCCAGTGAGGCAACGCTGGTGGCGTTGCTCGGAGCCAAGGCCAAGGCTATCAAGCGCGCTCAGGAGGAACATCCGGACTGGGAGGAGTCCCAAATCGTTGCCAAGCTGGTGGCGTACACTTCCA aTCAATCCCACTCCTCGGTGGAACGTGCCGGTCTGCTGGGAGGCGTCAAGATCCGTTCGCTGAAGGCCGATTCCAATCTGCAGCTGCGCGGAGACACTCTGGAACAGGCCATCAAGCAGGATCTGGCCGACGGGCTGATTCCGTTCTACGCCGTGTGCACCCTGGGAACGACCAACACGTGCGCCTTCGATCGCCTGGACGAGCTGGGCCCGGTCGGCAACAAGAACAACGTTTGGATCCACGTGGACGCTGCCTACGCGGGATCGGCTTTCGTGTGCCCGGAGTATCGCCACTACATGAACGGTATCGAGACGGCCGATTCGTTCAACTTCAACCCGCACAAGTGGATGCTGGTCAACTTCGACTGCAGTGCCATGTGGCTCAAGGAACCGTACTGGATCGTGAATGCTTTCAATGTGGATCCACTGTATCTGAAGCACGATATGCAGGGATCGGCCCCGGACTACCGTCACTGGCAGATTCCATTGGGTCGTCGTTTCCGTGCCCTGAAGTTATGGTTCGTTCTGCGACTGTACGGAGTCGAAAACATTCAGGCTCATATTCGTCGTCATTGCGCTTTTGCTAAGCAATTTGAGTCGCTCTGCGTGGCTGACAGTCGGTTCGAAATTTTCACCACCGTCCAGATGGGGTTGGTTTGCTTTAAGCTGAAGGGAACCAACGAATTGAACGAAGCTCTGCTGAAACGCATCAATGGACGGGGCAAGATCCACATGGTCCCATCCAAAGTCAACGATGTGTACTTTTTGCGAATGGCCGTCTGTTCTCGGTTTACCGAAGCATCCGACATGGATTACTCCTGGAAGGAAGTGGCTGCCGCTGCCGATGAGCTGTTGGCCGAAAAGAAGTAA
- the LOC129746817 gene encoding aromatic-L-amino-acid decarboxylase-like isoform X2: protein MPVPSETRTEMQAPQFKEFAKEMVDYISNYLENIRDRRVLPEVQPGYLKPLIPSEAPQQPESWQDVMADIERVIMPGVTHWHSPKFHAYFPTANSYPAIVADMLSGAIACIGFTWIASPACTELEVEMLNWLGKMLGLPEEFLASSGGQAGGVIQGTASEATLVALLGAKAKAIKRAQEEHPDWEESQIVAKLVAYTSNQSHSSVERAGLLGGVKIRSLKADSNLQLRGDTLEQAIKQDLADGLIPFYAVCTLGTTNTCAFDRLDELGPVGNKNNVWIHVDAAYAGSAFVCPEYRHYMNGIETADSFNFNPHKWMLVNFDCSAMWLKEPYWIVNAFNVDPLYLKHDMQGSAPDYRHWQIPLGRRFRALKLWFVLRLYGVENIQAHIRRHCAFAKQFESLCVADSRFEIFTTVQMGLVCFKLKGTNELNEALLKRINGRGKIHMVPSKVNDVYFLRMAVCSRFTEASDMDYSWKEVAAAADELLAEKK, encoded by the exons ACGTGTTCTGCCGGAGGTCCAGCCAGGCTACCTGAAGCCGCTGATCCCCTCGGAGGCTCCCCAGCAACCGGAAAGCTGGCAGGATGTGATGGCCGACATCGAGCGGGTCATCATGCCCGGTGTGACACACTGGCACAGCCCGAAGTTCCACGCGTACTTCCCAACGGCCAACTCGTACCCAGCCATCGTGGCCGATATGCTGAGTGGAGCGATCGCCTGTATCGGTTTCACCTGG ATTGCTAGCCCTGCCTGTACCGAGCTGGAGGTCGAGATGTTGAACTGGTTGGGCAAAATGTTGGGACTGCCGGAAGAGTTCCTGGCCAGCTCCGGGGGCCAAGCCGGAGGAGTCATCCAGGGAACGGCCAGTGAGGCAACGCTGGTGGCGTTGCTCGGAGCCAAGGCCAAGGCTATCAAGCGCGCTCAGGAGGAACATCCGGACTGGGAGGAGTCCCAAATCGTTGCCAAGCTGGTGGCGTACACTTCCA aTCAATCCCACTCCTCGGTGGAACGTGCCGGTCTGCTGGGAGGCGTCAAGATCCGTTCGCTGAAGGCCGATTCCAATCTGCAGCTGCGCGGAGACACTCTGGAACAGGCCATCAAGCAGGATCTGGCCGACGGGCTGATTCCGTTCTACGCCGTGTGCACCCTGGGAACGACCAACACGTGCGCCTTCGATCGCCTGGACGAGCTGGGCCCGGTCGGCAACAAGAACAACGTTTGGATCCACGTGGACGCTGCCTACGCGGGATCGGCTTTCGTGTGCCCGGAGTATCGCCACTACATGAACGGTATCGAGACGGCCGATTCGTTCAACTTCAACCCGCACAAGTGGATGCTGGTCAACTTCGACTGCAGTGCCATGTGGCTCAAGGAACCGTACTGGATCGTGAATGCTTTCAATGTGGATCCACTGTATCTGAAGCACGATATGCAGGGATCGGCCCCGGACTACCGTCACTGGCAGATTCCATTGGGTCGTCGTTTCCGTGCCCTGAAGTTATGGTTCGTTCTGCGACTGTACGGAGTCGAAAACATTCAGGCTCATATTCGTCGTCATTGCGCTTTTGCTAAGCAATTTGAGTCGCTCTGCGTGGCTGACAGTCGGTTCGAAATTTTCACCACCGTCCAGATGGGGTTGGTTTGCTTTAAGCTGAAGGGAACCAACGAATTGAACGAAGCTCTGCTGAAACGCATCAATGGACGGGGCAAGATCCACATGGTCCCATCCAAAGTCAACGATGTGTACTTTTTGCGAATGGCCGTCTGTTCTCGGTTTACCGAAGCATCCGACATGGATTACTCCTGGAAGGAAGTGGCTGCCGCTGCCGATGAGCTGTTGGCCGAAAAGAAGTAA